One window of the Rhodococcus sovatensis genome contains the following:
- a CDS encoding cytochrome ubiquinol oxidase subunit I → MDALDVSRWQFGITTVYHFILVPLTIGLAPIIAAMQTMWVITKKDSWYRLTKFFGKLFLINFALGVATGIVQEFQFGMNWSEYSRFVGDVFGAPLALEGLVAFFLESTFLGLWIFGWDRLPKLVHLATIWLVAIGVNASAYFIIAANSWMQHPVGARYNPETGRAELTSIWELMTNSTALAAFPHAVAGAFLTAATFVAGISGWWMVREARKGKQTDSRSMFRPAARLSFVVMIVAGGALALTGDIQGKLMFEQQPMKMASAESLCDTETGASFSLLTVGTHNNCESVTHLISIPGLTSFLAENDFDATVQGVNQLQEQYEQQFGPGNYKPNLFVTYWAFRMMIGLAAGSALLAFAGLWVTRGGRVPDQRWFSWLSLAAIPTPFLANSAGWIFTEMGRQPWVVAPNLNGIDQIRLTVDQGVSDHPVTLVVASLVTFTLIYAALGGVWFFLLRRYVIEGPLEHDAHPHTEDESDDDETTQLSFAY, encoded by the coding sequence ATGGACGCCTTGGACGTCTCGAGGTGGCAGTTCGGCATCACCACCGTCTACCACTTCATCCTCGTTCCGCTGACGATCGGGCTCGCGCCGATCATCGCCGCCATGCAGACGATGTGGGTCATCACCAAGAAGGACTCCTGGTACCGGCTCACCAAGTTCTTCGGCAAGCTCTTCCTGATCAACTTCGCCCTCGGTGTGGCCACCGGAATAGTGCAGGAATTCCAGTTCGGCATGAACTGGAGCGAATACTCCCGTTTCGTCGGCGACGTCTTCGGCGCACCGCTCGCGCTCGAGGGGCTCGTCGCATTCTTCCTCGAGTCGACTTTCCTCGGGCTGTGGATCTTCGGCTGGGATCGGCTTCCGAAACTCGTTCACTTGGCGACGATCTGGCTTGTCGCGATCGGAGTCAACGCCTCCGCGTACTTCATCATTGCCGCGAACTCGTGGATGCAGCATCCCGTCGGCGCCCGGTACAACCCCGAGACCGGTCGCGCGGAACTGACGAGCATCTGGGAGTTGATGACCAACAGCACTGCATTGGCGGCATTCCCGCATGCCGTCGCAGGCGCATTCCTGACCGCGGCCACGTTCGTCGCCGGCATCTCGGGGTGGTGGATGGTGCGAGAGGCTCGTAAGGGCAAGCAGACGGACTCGCGCAGTATGTTCCGACCGGCTGCACGTCTGTCGTTCGTGGTGATGATCGTCGCAGGCGGAGCGCTCGCGCTCACCGGTGACATCCAGGGCAAGCTGATGTTCGAGCAGCAGCCTATGAAGATGGCATCGGCAGAATCGTTGTGCGACACCGAAACCGGAGCGTCGTTCTCCCTGCTGACCGTCGGCACGCACAACAACTGCGAGTCCGTGACCCACTTGATCTCGATTCCAGGCCTGACATCGTTCCTCGCCGAGAACGACTTCGACGCGACAGTGCAGGGCGTCAACCAACTGCAGGAGCAGTACGAGCAGCAATTCGGACCGGGCAACTACAAGCCGAACTTGTTTGTCACCTACTGGGCGTTCCGCATGATGATCGGCCTCGCAGCCGGATCGGCTCTGCTTGCCTTCGCCGGGCTGTGGGTGACGCGGGGTGGCAGAGTCCCTGACCAGCGATGGTTCTCGTGGCTCAGTCTCGCCGCCATCCCGACGCCTTTCCTGGCCAACAGTGCAGGCTGGATCTTCACCGAGATGGGCCGCCAACCCTGGGTCGTAGCGCCCAATCTCAATGGAATCGATCAGATCAGACTCACCGTCGACCAAGGGGTGTCCGATCATCCCGTGACGTTGGTTGTCGCCTCGCTCGTCACGTTCACCCTGATCTACGCGGCCCTCGGAGGCGTCTGGTTCTTTCTCCTTCGCCGATACGTGATCGAGGGGCCGCTCGAACACGACGCGCACCCGCACACGGAGGATGAGTCGGACGACGATGAGACCACGCAACTTTCGTTCGCGTACTGA
- the cydB gene encoding cytochrome d ubiquinol oxidase subunit II gives MGLEEFWFVAIAVLFTGYFVLEGFDFGVGMLMPVFGRHADPEMGEKRRRAVLNTIGPVWDGNEVWLITAGGALFAAFPEWYATLFSGFYIPLLLILVALILRICAIEYRGKIDNPVWRRRCDLGIGIGSWVPAVLWGVAFANIVSGVAIDENKKVTAGFFDLLGPYALLGGATMALVFALHGAVFIALKTSGDVHEDAVKMAVRLSIPAVVVGGAFAVWTQLAYGTSWTWIMVALAAVSLIAVVALTARVREGWAFVFTTIAIVSVVVLLFGSLFPDVMPSTTDVAYSLTIENASSSPYTLKVMTWAAAFMTPVVVGYQAWTYWVFRKRISTTHIPDSIGLSLGRSK, from the coding sequence ATGGGACTCGAAGAATTCTGGTTCGTCGCTATAGCCGTTCTGTTCACCGGATACTTCGTTCTCGAAGGATTCGATTTCGGCGTCGGGATGCTGATGCCGGTGTTCGGCCGACACGCTGACCCGGAGATGGGTGAAAAGCGTCGTCGCGCGGTGCTGAACACCATCGGCCCGGTGTGGGACGGGAACGAGGTGTGGCTCATCACCGCAGGTGGAGCGCTGTTCGCCGCGTTTCCCGAGTGGTACGCGACGCTCTTCTCGGGCTTCTACATTCCGCTGCTGCTCATCCTCGTGGCACTGATCCTGCGGATCTGCGCCATCGAATACCGCGGAAAGATCGACAACCCGGTGTGGCGGCGACGCTGTGACCTCGGAATCGGTATCGGATCCTGGGTCCCGGCGGTGTTGTGGGGAGTTGCTTTCGCCAATATCGTCAGTGGGGTGGCGATCGACGAGAACAAGAAGGTCACAGCCGGTTTCTTCGACCTGCTCGGACCGTACGCGCTGCTCGGTGGTGCGACGATGGCGCTCGTGTTCGCGCTGCACGGAGCAGTGTTCATCGCGCTCAAAACGTCCGGCGACGTCCACGAAGATGCCGTGAAAATGGCTGTGCGGCTCTCGATTCCAGCGGTTGTGGTGGGTGGCGCATTCGCAGTGTGGACGCAGCTCGCCTACGGCACATCGTGGACGTGGATCATGGTCGCGCTCGCTGCAGTGTCGCTGATCGCCGTCGTGGCTCTCACCGCGCGCGTCCGTGAGGGGTGGGCGTTCGTGTTCACGACGATCGCGATCGTCTCCGTCGTCGTGCTGCTGTTCGGCTCGCTGTTTCCCGATGTCATGCCCTCGACGACCGACGTCGCCTACAGCCTCACCATCGAGAATGCGTCGTCGAGCCCGTACACGTTGAAGGTGATGACGTGGGCCGCCGCGTTCATGACACCGGTCGTCGTCGGGTACCAGGCGTGGACGTACTGGGTGTTCCGCAAGCGCATCTCGACCACACATATTCCGGATTCGATCGGATTGTCGCTCGGCCGCTCCAAGTGA
- the cydD gene encoding thiol reductant ABC exporter subunit CydD — MTTTERTSRGPVDPRLWRYSRSARRYLVLIVVLALIDTAAIIVTAVSLGTVLAGVITSDARSLSDWLVHLWILFGAIAVRTVAAWAQSRYGHRAASRVVEELENEVLAVASKMDPRDLDAERESIATVVTRALTGLEPYLTGYVPSLVLAATLTPLTLVVIVTQDLTSALIIFFTLPLIPIFMILIGLLTKGRAEKTLESMTRLSAQLLDLLAGLPTLRALGRERGPAARVRALGDAHRRATMRALKIAFLSSMVLELLATLCVALVAVSIGLRLVFGDMALEAGIIALVLAPEVYVPLRRVGAQFHAAEDGVAAADQAFGILDRPRHVARGTDIVDARGAVITLRSISADARNGSAPYRLDAAFAPGSVSVLAGPNGAGKTTALNVLLGLTTASEGTVTIGGTELADVDLASWWSQVAWLPQRPLLLPGTLEDNLALTGIQPDARILEKVCTATGFDDVLAELPLGWQTTVGSGGVGLSLGQLQRLALVRVLGSPAPVVLLDEPTAHLDDAAEARVLGAIRELASQGRTVIMVGHRPAVLASADKVVEVSARHVH; from the coding sequence GTGACCACCACCGAGCGCACGTCACGCGGACCGGTCGACCCACGGCTGTGGCGCTACTCGCGGTCGGCTCGCCGTTATCTGGTGCTGATCGTCGTCCTTGCGCTGATCGATACCGCGGCGATCATCGTCACCGCGGTGTCGCTGGGCACAGTGCTGGCAGGGGTCATAACCTCGGACGCGCGTTCGCTCTCGGACTGGTTGGTGCACCTGTGGATTCTGTTCGGGGCCATCGCAGTTCGTACCGTCGCGGCGTGGGCACAGTCGCGATACGGCCACCGCGCTGCGTCGAGGGTCGTCGAGGAACTCGAGAACGAGGTCCTCGCGGTGGCGTCGAAGATGGATCCGAGGGACCTCGATGCCGAGCGGGAGTCCATTGCCACCGTCGTCACCCGTGCTCTCACCGGCCTGGAGCCGTATCTGACCGGCTATGTTCCCTCACTGGTCCTGGCGGCAACGCTCACACCTCTGACGCTCGTGGTGATCGTGACGCAGGATCTGACGTCGGCGTTGATCATCTTCTTCACGTTGCCGCTCATTCCGATCTTCATGATCCTGATCGGCTTGTTGACCAAAGGACGAGCCGAGAAAACACTGGAGTCGATGACTCGGCTGTCGGCGCAGCTGCTGGATTTGCTTGCCGGATTGCCGACGCTTCGCGCTCTGGGGCGTGAGAGGGGCCCGGCGGCTCGCGTGCGTGCGCTCGGAGATGCACATCGGCGCGCGACGATGAGAGCGCTGAAGATTGCGTTCTTGTCCTCGATGGTGCTGGAACTACTTGCAACACTGTGTGTTGCGCTCGTCGCTGTGAGTATCGGTTTGCGGTTGGTGTTCGGCGACATGGCGCTCGAAGCAGGAATCATCGCGCTCGTGCTGGCGCCAGAGGTGTACGTCCCGCTGCGGCGCGTCGGCGCTCAGTTCCATGCCGCCGAGGATGGTGTTGCGGCAGCCGACCAGGCGTTCGGGATCCTGGATCGTCCACGTCATGTGGCACGCGGAACGGACATCGTCGACGCGAGGGGCGCAGTGATCACACTGAGGTCGATCTCGGCAGACGCGCGCAACGGGAGTGCTCCGTATCGCCTCGACGCGGCCTTCGCTCCCGGTTCCGTGTCCGTGCTGGCGGGGCCGAACGGGGCAGGAAAGACGACTGCGCTGAACGTGCTGCTGGGTCTGACGACTGCGAGCGAGGGGACTGTCACGATCGGCGGCACCGAGCTGGCAGATGTGGACTTGGCGTCGTGGTGGTCGCAGGTCGCCTGGTTGCCCCAACGTCCATTGTTGTTGCCGGGAACCCTCGAGGACAATCTCGCGCTCACCGGCATCCAGCCCGACGCTCGAATTCTCGAAAAAGTCTGCACAGCAACTGGATTCGACGATGTTCTGGCCGAACTTCCGCTCGGCTGGCAGACGACGGTCGGATCTGGAGGAGTAGGACTGTCCCTCGGTCAGCTCCAGCGTCTCGCGTTGGTGCGTGTCCTCGGCTCGCCCGCCCCTGTGGTGTTGCTCGACGAGCCGACCGCCCATCTCGACGACGCTGCCGAAGCGCGTGTGCTCGGCGCGATCCGGGAACTCGCCTCTCAGGGCCGCACGGTGATCATGGTGGGACATCGACCTGCAGTGCTCGCGTCCGCAGACAAGGTCGTGGAAGTGAGCGCTCGTCATGTTCACTGA